A single region of the Epinephelus fuscoguttatus linkage group LG14, E.fuscoguttatus.final_Chr_v1 genome encodes:
- the dapp1 gene encoding dual adapter for phosphotyrosine and 3-phosphotyrosine and 3-phosphoinositide, which yields MSFYSDASTEDMSDELESLGWYHYDLSRHAAEALLLSNGTDGSYLLRNSNEGPGCFALSVRAKDSVKHFHVTRRNNAYVFGFNEFATLQDFVNHFANQPLLGSDAGTLIVLKCPYPWRVEEPSIYESVRVHTAIQTGRTENDLVPTAPSLGTKEGYLVKQGAIVKSWRQRWFTLNRYELKYFKDNMCEEPIRTLDLRACSAVQFDYSQDRVNCFCLVFPERTFYLCAKTGVEADEWIKILRWKLSQISKGR from the exons ATGAGTTTCTACAGTGATGCATCCACCGAGGACATGAGCGACGAGTTGGAGTCTCTGGG GTGGTACCACTACGACCTGTCCCGCCATGCTGCAGAGGCCCTTCTCTTGTCCAATGGGACTGATGGAAGTTATCTCCTGAGAAACAGTAATGAGGGACCAGGCTGCTTTGCTCTGTCTGTCAG GGCGAAGGATTCTGTCAAGCATTTTCATGTGACACGCAGAAACAACGCTTATGTGTTTGGGTTTAATGAGTTTGCCACCCTTCAAGACTTCGTTAACCACTTTGCTAACCAGCCTCTGCTTGGCAGTGACGCAG GAACCCTCATCGTGCTGAAGTGTCCATACCCGTGGCGTGTGGAGGAGCCATCCATCTATGAGTCAGTGCGAGTTCACACAGCCATACAGACGGGACGCACAGAAAATGATCTGGTGCCAACTGCTCCATCG CTGGGCACAAAGGAAGGCTATCTGGTGAAACAAGGAGCAATTGTGAAG AGCTGGAGACAGAGGTGGTTCACACTCAACAGATATGAACTCAAATACTTCAAAGACAATATG TGTGAGGAGCCCATTCGAACCCTGGATCTAAGAGCCTGCTCTGCAGTCCAGTTTGACTACTCGCAGGACAGAGTCAACTGTTTCTG TCTGGTGTTTCCTGAGAGGACATTTTATCTGTGTGCAAAGACGGGTGTGGAAGCAGATGAGTGGATCAAGATTCTGAGGTGGAAACTG TCACAGATCAGCAAAGGTCGATGA